From the genome of Pelagicoccus enzymogenes:
CTCTTGCTGGTCGACGCCGGTTCCGTTGGGCGTGAGCTTGGTTACCTTGTCGGTCGCGGTGCCGTCGATCGTTCCTCCCACTAGGATGACGGATCCGTTGTGAGTGACGCCGGTTCCCTTCGCGCGGGGCGCGTCGAGCGATCCAATCGAAACCCAGAGTCCGGGAGTCTTGGAGTAAGCGTAAATGTCGGAGGATTCGCCTCCTGCGAGGATCAGCTGCTCGCCGGCCATTGCCGCGAAGGCGTCGGCTGGAGAAACCGGCGGTTCCGCTATCTTGGCGAGAGACGCGTCTTGGCCAAGGTTGGCAAAGCTCGATGTCGCGCTGGCCGCGAAGAGGGTTGCGGCGAGGAGGGTGAGGGAGTAACGTCTAATCATCTACGATGTTTGTTAAGAACGGCGAGGCTATTTAAAGTTTACCTAGAGCGCGTCCGCAATGAGGGCAAGGTTTTCGACCGATTGCCTGTAAGTCCTGTATAGGCGTTTCGAATACGCCTGTTTAGCGGGTAAAGAAGGGAGAAGTCGCGCCGACCGAAAAGCACGCCCCCCGACGTGCCTCCTACATAGGCCTTGCCGGCAGCGCGACTTCTTTGAAAGGAATTGAGCTCGTCCATCGCGGAGTCCAACAGGGAGCCAAGCCCGAGCGGGAAGCTCGTTGCTGTGGACGTGGCGGCTGCTGTGTCGCAATGGTTCATCGAGGGGTGGCGAGGGAGAAATTCTATGCGAGGTGGAATACTTCCTTGAGTGGGGAGGAGACGGGGCTGTTGTCTGGGTTGCTTGGCATGATATCCGCCATGTGCTTCCACCATTTCTTGCAGATGTCCGTGCTGGCAATGGCGTTCCACTGGTCCTCGTCCGCGATCTCCGCGTAGCCGAAAAGTTGCAGCGTTTCCTCGTTGAGGAAGATGGAGTAGTTGCTGACGCCGTGAGCTTTCAAGGTCTGTTCCAGTTCCTGCCAAATTGGGGAATGGCGTCGTTCGTATTCAGCCTCCTGGTTGGGATGGACTGACATGATAAAAGCTTTTCGTATCATTGTTTTAAGTGGACAGCTTTTTTGCTCAGGTCCTCGAGTGGACTGTTGGTTTCGAATGTTCGCTGCAACAGAAGGTCGATGTCTTTAATCGCAGGTATCGTGTGGCCGTCCGAGTCCGACTTGATGGTTTCGACATTGCTGGAATGTACCGTTTTTACGTCAGCTCCCCTCTGGATGCTTTCGATGAGGGCTGCGTGCGATTGGGCAATCTGGGAATCGCAGATGAAGCTGTTCGAGTCGCTAAGCCGGCTGACGACTTGTTCGAACATGTTTTGGCGAGACTTGCTGTACTGTGGTACCTCGATGGATACAGGGTCTTGGTCGTCCGGCCGGATGGTACAGACGCCCTGCCGCTCCCACTCCACGGAGCCTCGTTCGCCTCTGATGCGGATGCGCGGCTCGACTGTCTCGAAGCATGCGTGAGTGACGCCGAACCAAAACGCGACGCCGTTGTCGCTGGACGCGGCGCTGACGACCGCTGTATCGAAATTTTCGATATCGTGCGCTCGGAACAGGTTCGAGGAAACGACCGTCGCTGCGGCGGAGGAACTGACAGTGTCGCCGGCGAGAAAGAGGCAAAGGTTGACGTGGTGGGCGAACGCATTGTTGAGCGGCGAATCCATCACGGAGCGGCCGTTCAGCTCGCGCTTTCCGGCCCACGCGTTGCGCCTGTAGTACGCGGTGGAGCGGGGCCAGAGCCCAAGCATGGAAACGGATTGAATCTGCCCGATGATGCCGTTCAGCAAGCTCTGCTTAAGCTCCATGAGCTCCGAAGTATACATGTCCTGGAATCCGACGGCGACCCATCTCTTGCGCTGTTTCTCGGCCGCGATTACGCGGCGGACATCGGCGTCCGAGCCTGCCAGCGGTTTCTCGACGAGCACGTTTGCTCCCGCTTCCATGGCAGCGATGGCCATCGGCGCGTGCCATGGGATCCCGGTTGGGATGAAGCAAAGGTCGATCTTGCCGGCTTCGGCTTCGAACATGGCTTCGTAGCAGTCGTAGGTTTTATCGGCCAAGTGCTCCAACTCGAGGGCGGCAGGCAATTGGCGCTCCGCAGGCAAGATCGTTGCAGCCGCAAGGTGCACGAGCCCGTTCCGGTGCGCTTCGCTAAGCCACTCGAAATACACCCCCGCGTATCCAGCAACGCCTACGAGGGCGACGCGAGGAGAGCTGCTTGTGGTGGAAGTCATCATTCGGGGGCTGAAATAGCTGAGGTAAGCGGGGGGCAATCTTTGGCCAGCCGCTGAAGCATGGAGTAGGCTTGAAACCAATAATTGATACGAATTGATACTTTGCACTTGTCAGAACGAGCGAACCGCGAGAGTTCTGACAGTCAGAAGGCTTCAGGACCCCATTTGGAACGCTAGAAGCCTCCGTTTTTAACCCCTGTCTTAGCCCATGAATTCTGTCAGAGAACTCGCTAAAGCCCTAGGCCTCTCGCACACCACCGTATCGGATGCCCTCCGCAACAAGCCAAGAGTAAAGAAGGAGACGCGTGAACGAGTGCTCAAAGCCGCCAAGGAAGCTGGCTACAAGCACAATCCGCTCGCCGGAGCGTTGATGTCGGAGATGCGTCGTTCCGGCGCCGGATCTTTTCGCGGCGTGCTGGCGGTCGTCGATTTGGAAAGCTCGGATCAACGTCTATCTGCCGCTCGCCGCTACCACCGCGAAGTGTTTGCAGGAGCCGAAGAGATGGGCAACGAGCTCGGCTTCAAGACGGAGATATTCGTGCTCGGATCCGAGGGGCTGACGGTGGCTCGCTTGAACACCATCTTGAAGTCGCGCGGCATTCGCGGATTGCTGATTTTGCCGGCGGCCACGGCGCCTGATATAAGGAACCTGGATTGGGACGTGTATGCAGGGATCTATACAGACTATATCATCGAGCGCCCGGCTCTGGATTCCGTATGTTCGGACCACTTTCGTTCCATGGTAGTAGCCATGCGCAAGCTAGAGGAACTGGGCTACAAGCGTCCGGGGCTGGTCCTGCACAAGGCGCATGACCAGCGTCTCCTGTACCGTTGGGAAGCTGCATACCGAATCCAAGACACCCGCTCGGATCAATTCGACGCGATCGAGCCCTTGGTCTTGGAGGATATCGACGAAGACTCGTTCAAGGATTGGTTCGAGGAGGAGGGGCCGGATGTTGTCCTCTCGCACAGGCCGGAGGTTTTGGAATGGATGCAAGACATGGGAGCGCAGGTCCCGGAAACTCATGGCTTTTGCTGCCTGAACGTCATGAACAGCGAGGACCCGGTGAGCGGCCTTGACTTGCGGCCGCATTTGATCGGGCGACGTGGCTTGGAGCTCTTGGTTGGGCAATTGCACCGCAACGCCTATGGCATTCCGGATCCGGCGTCCACGACCACAATCCCGGCGATCTGGATCGACGGTCCGACGACGCGAAACATGTCGTCCTAATCGCTCGATCGATACGGATAGGACGCGTATCCGAAAAGCTGGCACGGGACGGACGTTCACAGCCGTGTCCGGTTGCTTCCTTCGCCAGTGGGGCGGAGGAGCGCAGCCCTGGCGGCGCCAAGCGCCAGCCATAGGGATCGTTTCATCGCAGCGAGCGCGCGTTCCCAGTCGCTTGCTGCTGCGGTTTGAGGGCGGACCGATTCATTGAAGGATCTACTCGCCACCAGCGCTTCACGGTTCGGGCGACGGCGCCTTGCCGGGGGAGGGCTCGGCAAGGGGGGCGAGAGTCTTAAGTTGACCTGTCACCTCGGGCAAGGTCCTCATGTCCGAGGGAGCCTAGGGCAGGGATTAGTAAAAGTGCGATTCTGACGGTTGGAATCTGACTGTAAGAGGGCTCTGTCGTTGTTGCTCGGGGCGCTTCTTGGATGTACTTGCCGGCGTTTCCCCCGCATTGTTGCGCTCGCCCTGAAAGTTTTATTACGATCGCTGAAAAGGCGAGTTCTACAGCTGATCAATCAAATCCCACTCCTCGATAGCCCTAGATATTTTCCGTCTATTTAACTTTCATGATTTCCTCCCCATCTACATCGATCGGATTTTACATCGACGAAGCGCGTTCCATGGCGAACGCTGTCGGCGACAATCCTGAAGCGACGCTCTCGGTCATTGCCAACCGATTCAAAGAGCTGAATCCAAGCGCTCCTGTTACTTACCGCGCTTTTTCGAAGCGCGGCATCCAGCGCTCTCCCGATTACCGCTACGAGGCGGATTTCAACTCCTTTTTCCCGGATGCCCAGTACGAGGAGTACGTCTTCTCCTGGTCGAAAATGTGGTCCGGCGCGGAAGCGGAATTTATGTTCGACCTCAATTGCTACGGACCTATCGTGGTCTACCTCAATGGTGCGGTGGCATGGAGCTCGAACATCTTTTCTGAGCGTTATCCCAACAAGCACAACCGTTTCACGCTCACCTTGCACAAGGGGTGGAACCAGTTCGTTATTCGAGCCAAGAAAACGCGGGGCGGATTCGGTTGGAAGTTCGGATCCTGGCTGGGCAAGCATCCCTACGTCTTCATGATGCCTTCGGCGGAACGCGACGGCGCGGAAGGCTGGCTCTACACCGACCCGGTTCCAGCTGGCACCGTGATCCAGCCTGAGCTTGGCCAAGCGGAAGCTGACTCGGCCTACGACTGGTATCCGACCCACTCATGGAGCGAATCTGAGAAGAAGCGCGGCGTGTGCGCTCGCATCTTCGGCTCCCAGGAGGGGAAGACGGCCTTGGGGTGGACTCAGGTTTGCAACAACGGCGACAAGCCGGTTACGGTTTCGGCGGAAGGCGCCGCCCAGGGTGCCGCTAGCGTACTGCTGGGAGGTTCCGAAGTTTTTAAAAGCGACGCGTCGGGCTCGCTGAGCTTCGAGATGGAGCTCGCCCCCGGGATCAACGACCTGGTGGTGCTCAGTACCGGGGATGCCAGCGGTTGGGGATTCGAGCTTTCGCTGCATCCCAACTCCGGCTCGGTGGAGCATCGATGCCCCTGCCAATTGGTGGGAAGCCCGGCCAAGTGGCTTTATTCCGGTCCCTACGACGCGGATCATGCCCCAGATTTCGCTGCGTTGAAGGATTTCCTTCACGTCCACGAGACCGCGGAGGGAAGCGGCTACTGGCGTATTGACGCCCCGGATACCTACCTTCGCTTATACAACGAAAACCCGCTTTTCGGGCGCTGGAACTATCCGCTGGGAGTGACGATCTATGGCTTGCTTCACGCGGGGCGGGAAATCGGCTCGGAGGAGATTCAGGCCTACGTCCAAGAGCACGTGCAGCTTTGCTGCTCCACCTATTCCTACTCGCTTTGGGACCGGTCTGCTTTTGGCGGGCCCACGCACATTCACCGCCTGCTTTCCAGCATCGACAGCCTGGACGATTGCGGATCGTTCGGATCCTGCATGCTCGAGACTGCCAGCCACCGGAAAATCGAGGGCTTCGAGCGGATCGCCCACTTCGTAGCGGAGTTCATCTCCAACAAGCAGGACCGCTTTCCCGACGGCACCTTCTATCGCCGCGAGATGATGCACGAGTTCCACGAGAACACGATGTGGGCGGACGACCTGTACATGAGCGTGCCGTTCCTGTGCCGCTACTACCAGCTTACGGGCGATACGCGCTACGTCGACGATGCAGCCCAGCAATTCCTCGGCTTCAAGAAGCGCCTCTACCTGCCGGAAGACCGGCTGATGTCCCATGTCTATGACCTGCGCCGCGAGATGGCGACCGGCGTGCCTTGGGGACGTGGCAACGGTTGGACCGTTTTCTCCCTTGCGGAACTGCTAGGCGTGCTTCCGCAAGACCACCCGCACCGGGAAGAGCTGCTCTCGTTTTTCCGCGACCTTTGCGCAGGCATCCTGAAGCTGCAAGACGAGGAGGGCTTCTGGCACCAGGTCCTGACTCACCCGGACTCCTACCCGGAGAGTTCCTGCACTGCCATGTTCATTTTCGCTTTCTCCCGCGGGGTGCGCAACGGCTGGCTGGAAGACCCGGCCCCGTACGCCGATGCGGTCAACAAGGCATGGAAAGCCTTGAACAAGGCGTCCATCGACAACGAAGGCAACGTCTACGGGGTCTGCCGTGGCTCCGAGTTTTCCTTCAGCCCAGAGTACTACAAGAAGGATTTGCTGCCTCGCCTCAACGACACGCATGGGATCGGCATCGTGCTGCTCGCAGGCGTCGAGGTCATTCGTCTGAGGCACCACTTGAATCCCGCATAATACGAAAAATTTTCCCATGAAGAGAATCGGCGCCCGTGCCCACGACTTCGGAACTCTCCCTGCTGCGGAACTCGCATCACGCCTCGCGGCGAATGGTCTTTGCTGCGCCCAGCTGGCCCTCAACAAGGCGATCGCCGGCTTGAATCTCAAGCCCGGCGAGCTGAATCCCGGGCTCGCATGGCAAATTGGAGAGGCCTTTCGCTCCCATGGCGTGCAGATCGCGGTCTTGGGTTGCTACATCAATCCCGTCAATCCTGACGATGCTGCTCGAGGCGAGCTGCTCCGCTTCTTCAAGGACCACCTGCGGTTCGTGGGTGACATGGGCGGCAGCCTCGTTGGATTGGAGACAGGCACTCCCAACGTCGACTACGCGATCGATCCCGAGACGGGGAGCGAGGCCACCTTCCAGGCGCTCGTGCGCAGCATCTCCGAATTGGTGGAAACGGCCGAAGCTTGCGGGGCGAAGGTCGCGGTGGAGGCGGTTACGACGCACACCATTTCCACTCCGCAGAAGATGAAACGATTGATCGACGAGATCCGGTCTCCCGCGATGGTGGTGATCCATGATCCGGTCAATTTGATCAACGCGGAAAACCATCAGGACGAGGCGCGATACATCGAGGAACCGTTCCAGCTCTACGGAGACCGGATCGCGGTTATCCACGCCAAGGACTACACGGTGAAGGACGGCGAGTACCGACAAGTTGCCACCGGCTTAGGTCAGATGGACTACAGCCGGCTCTGCGGCCTGATCAAGGAGACCAAGCCGGGGATCAGCGTGCTGCTGGAGGATTCCGGGCCAGACACGATCGAAACCTGCCACGCTCACATCGCCAAGCACTGGCCGGCTTGAGGCTATGGACACCTGCGAATCGTCGCGGGTTTTGGCGTTGTTAAAATAAAGAATAAATTGGAAGGATATAAGAAAATATTCGTTCCATTTCCTCCCAAAACCAATTTCACTCAAAAGCTCATGAATGTAACAAACGAACTATTCGATTTAAGCGGTAAGGTAGCTCTCATCACTGGTGGGACTCATGGCATCGGCATGGCGATCGGAATCAAGCTTGGCCAGGCGGGAGCCAAGGTATGCGTCAACGACATCTCCGAGGAAAAGCTCGAAAGCTGCAAAGCCGAGTATGCCAAGGCTGGAATCGACGTCTACACTCTGGTCTTCAACGTCACCGACGAGGCTGATGTGGATCGTGGCATCTCGCAGATAGAGCAGGAGGTGGGAGCGATCGACATCCTCGTGAACAATGCGGGCATCATTAAGCGCATCCCCATCCTCGAGCAGTCGATCGCCGACTTCAAGCAAGTGATCGACGTCGACCTCGTGGCTCCGCTGATCGTGGGCAAGCGCGTCGCTCCTAAGATGATCGAGAAGCGCGGCGGAAAGATCATCAACATGTGTTCGATGATGAGCGTGTACGGTCGCAATTCCGTATCCGCCTACGCTTCGGCCAAGGGCGGCCTCAAGCTGCTCACCTCCAACATGTGCTGCGAATGGGCAAAGTACAACGTGCAGGTCAACGGCATCGGCCCAGGCTACATCGCCACCGCCCAAACCGCGCCCATCCGCGAAGGCAATCACCCCTTCAACGACCTGGTGATGACTCGGACTCCAGCCGCTCGTTGGGGCGAGCCGGAAGACGTCGCCAACGCGGCCCTTTTCCTCTCGTCCAAGGCTGCCGAGTTCGTCAATGGCCACGTGCTTTACGTCGACGGCGGCATCCTTGCCAACTTCGGCTACGTCAAGGGAGAGAACGACCTTCCAGAAGCGTAGAAAGGGAAGGGCAGTAATGCCGCTCGCTCTTCGCGATCGTTTTAGGACTCCGCAGCGCTTGGTTGCGGAGTCTTCTTTGTTCCGATGGTCCCCGCAAGCGCTGCGGCGTTGGCCGGGGCTTAGGCTTCCACGACCAGCTTGTCGTAGCTCAGGTTGATGCCCTCGGGCAGTTCTGTATCCACTTTTCCATGATCGATATGGTGGGTCATGTGGATGAGGTAGGTTTGCGAGCCGCCGATGCGCTGGGCGGCCTCGACAGCTTCGCCGATCGTCATGTGGGAAGGGTGAGCCATGGGGCGGAGTCCGTCCAGCACCACCAGATCCGCTCCCTTGGCCAAGCGTTCCGCCTCCTCGCTCACTCCGCTGCAATCGGTGAAGTAGGCGAGGCGCTTGCCGGATGAGGCTTCCTCGAAAACGAACCCCAGGGTTTCGAATCGCCCGTGGTCTTGCACGGTGGAGTAGATGCGACCCTCGTTGCCGAGCTCTAGAACCTGAGGCATGTCGATGGCTCGGAAGGCGGGGTAGCTCTTGAAAACCGCCTTGTCGCGAATGGCGTAGGGGTAGACTTCCTTGAGGCGGCTCAAGCCGTCTGCGTTCGAGTAGACGGGAATGGCCTCGCCGCCGCGCTGGTCGCAGTACTGGCGCAGGTCGTCGAACCCCTGGATATGGTCGGCGTGGCCGTGGGTGAGCAGGACCAGGTCGACTTTGGGGATGCCCATTTCGAGCGCGCGCAGGCGAAACTCCGGCGCAGCGTCGATCTGGATATTTAGCTTTCCCAGTCGCAGGTGAGCGTGGGTGCGGTAGCGGGTGTTGCGTGGGTCGGATGATTGGCAAACTTGGCAGTCGCACCCGATCATCGGCACGCCTTGCGAAGTGCCCGTTCCCATGAAGCTCAAAATCATGAGGGAGATTTTCCATCCCGTTCCCTGCTAAAATCCAAGCAAAAAGCCCTGTCTGTGAGAGCTTTAAGCGGCAGGCAAAATTCTTGGCGATTATGCGGTTTTAGGGCTTGATCTCCAAAACTGAATTAGCACTGTTCCAAGACCTTAGCGGAGAGATGGCTGAGTGGCTTAAGGCAACGGTTTGCTAAATCGTCGTACGTGTAAAGCGTACCGGGGGTTCGAATCCCCCTCTCTCCGCCACTTAACTTTTCAGAAAAACGTCGTCCAGTCAGGCGGCGTTTTTTTGCGTTTGGAAGGTGGCTAAGGGGGATGAGAACCCCCGGAGGGGTGTTCGACGGAGCGAGCCTGCGAGCGAAGAAGGGGCACGCGCAGCGTGAGTCCGCAGGACTTGGACGCAGTCCAACCAATCCCCCTCAATACGCCATTTTTTTGCCTTAGCAAAAATGCTTCACGATTTCGCGGCGAATGGACTGTGACGCCGGCACGACCGTCCGGGGCTGGGAGCGCGCTGGCCGCGAGCGGGAGCCCTGCCTTTCGCAAGCAAGAGGAGGTCTGGGCGATGCCAGCGTCGGATGGCGGGGAGGGGAGCGACGCGGTTTTGATTGTCCTTGCTGCTTAGAGCGGTTAGCAGGTCGGCTTCGAAGTAGGGGCTGTTCATTCGAGGGTGGATCGGTTGGAACGCTAAGTGCCGTGCGGGCATCGCGGTGACCGCGGACCAGATAGCTCCGCTGTATTGGCAGCCTATCGTTGTTGGAAGGCCTCCTTGCCTCTGCTCTCCAGGCTGATGACGAAAAGGTCGACGCTGCTTGCGTTGCCTTCCGGGCATTCGTTCCTGTCGCAGAAGTCGAGGTAGAATCGGAGCCACATTTCGTAGAACGGCCTCTGCCTTTCTGGAATATGCTCGTTTGCGAGCGCGTCCTGGAATGGTTCCAGCACATTTTTTGGAATTTTGATCATAGGATATTATCCAAACGTTTGGATAACATCCGAAAAAGGATGTTTAACGATTAGAATTAAGCGTAATTACTTAGAAATGGGTTGCCTCCGACCGTTTCGGTCAGGATATTATCCAGAAATCTTACAATCACTTGTTAGCAAAATACATTGAAGAAACTTCTCAAAATCATCGGCTACAGTATAGGATCAGTGATCGGACTGGCAGTAGTCGCACTAGGCTGCCTCTACCTTTACTCACTGCATGAAGACTCACTTCGAAGTATTCGATACGAAAACCCAAACCCAACCGAACGAACAAACGAAGATGTAATTTTTGGTTCCTTCGACGAGAAAACCTCAATCATCACCTTAATCGCTACTCCAGAGAAATATCAGAATAAGAGAATTAGGATCACTGGAGTTGCCCACCTTGAATTCGAAGAGAACGTCATATACGTCACGAAAGATGACTACAAAAATAAGGTATGGAAGAATGGATTATGGATATCCTTTCCCGTAGAAACACCAGATTCAAAAATCAACGAACTGAAAAAACTAAACGGAAAGTACGTAACTATTGAGGGATTCTTCGACACAGAAACGGGACACTTCGGAGTGGCATCTGGAACGATTCGCAACATCCAGCGATATGAACGTGCTTTCTGGTAAAGAAACTAAATGCTAACCAGACGTGGCATACAATTCCGGCAGCTGCGCCGCCTCCATCGTATGCACTTGGCGTTCGACGAAAAATGAAAACAATAGGAATAGCAGCAATAACCGGAGTATTATGCTTCCTCCTGGCCCACTTCATACAAACAGTATCTCACGAGAAGAACTGGATCGCCTTCACAGCCGACGACGGTCATGGACACGGCCCCGATCCAGACACGAAAGAATGGGAACATGTGATCGAAAGAAAAATAGAAAGAAACACATGGATCATTTCTTCTCTAGCGACTGCTGGTATCGTAGCGACCCTCGGACTAAAACCGAAGTCTCCAACCATGAGGAAAGAATGACCCATGAAGCATTCAAAGAAGAATAGCAACTACCCAAGGAATCCAACTGGTGAATACAGAAACAAATAGGTCGAACAAGTCAGTCGATACAACTCGGGTAAGCGCTCGCCGTTATTCAATCACACCAGACACACTCAACCTCAACC
Proteins encoded in this window:
- the rhaM gene encoding L-rhamnose mutarotase; the protein is MIRKAFIMSVHPNQEAEYERRHSPIWQELEQTLKAHGVSNYSIFLNEETLQLFGYAEIADEDQWNAIASTDICKKWWKHMADIMPSNPDNSPVSSPLKEVFHLA
- a CDS encoding Gfo/Idh/MocA family protein — encoded protein: MMTSTTSSSPRVALVGVAGYAGVYFEWLSEAHRNGLVHLAAATILPAERQLPAALELEHLADKTYDCYEAMFEAEAGKIDLCFIPTGIPWHAPMAIAAMEAGANVLVEKPLAGSDADVRRVIAAEKQRKRWVAVGFQDMYTSELMELKQSLLNGIIGQIQSVSMLGLWPRSTAYYRRNAWAGKRELNGRSVMDSPLNNAFAHHVNLCLFLAGDTVSSSAAATVVSSNLFRAHDIENFDTAVVSAASSDNGVAFWFGVTHACFETVEPRIRIRGERGSVEWERQGVCTIRPDDQDPVSIEVPQYSKSRQNMFEQVVSRLSDSNSFICDSQIAQSHAALIESIQRGADVKTVHSSNVETIKSDSDGHTIPAIKDIDLLLQRTFETNSPLEDLSKKAVHLKQ
- a CDS encoding LacI family DNA-binding transcriptional regulator translates to MNSVRELAKALGLSHTTVSDALRNKPRVKKETRERVLKAAKEAGYKHNPLAGALMSEMRRSGAGSFRGVLAVVDLESSDQRLSAARRYHREVFAGAEEMGNELGFKTEIFVLGSEGLTVARLNTILKSRGIRGLLILPAATAPDIRNLDWDVYAGIYTDYIIERPALDSVCSDHFRSMVVAMRKLEELGYKRPGLVLHKAHDQRLLYRWEAAYRIQDTRSDQFDAIEPLVLEDIDEDSFKDWFEEEGPDVVLSHRPEVLEWMQDMGAQVPETHGFCCLNVMNSEDPVSGLDLRPHLIGRRGLELLVGQLHRNAYGIPDPASTTTIPAIWIDGPTTRNMSS
- a CDS encoding glycoside hydrolase family 88/105 protein; protein product: MISSPSTSIGFYIDEARSMANAVGDNPEATLSVIANRFKELNPSAPVTYRAFSKRGIQRSPDYRYEADFNSFFPDAQYEEYVFSWSKMWSGAEAEFMFDLNCYGPIVVYLNGAVAWSSNIFSERYPNKHNRFTLTLHKGWNQFVIRAKKTRGGFGWKFGSWLGKHPYVFMMPSAERDGAEGWLYTDPVPAGTVIQPELGQAEADSAYDWYPTHSWSESEKKRGVCARIFGSQEGKTALGWTQVCNNGDKPVTVSAEGAAQGAASVLLGGSEVFKSDASGSLSFEMELAPGINDLVVLSTGDASGWGFELSLHPNSGSVEHRCPCQLVGSPAKWLYSGPYDADHAPDFAALKDFLHVHETAEGSGYWRIDAPDTYLRLYNENPLFGRWNYPLGVTIYGLLHAGREIGSEEIQAYVQEHVQLCCSTYSYSLWDRSAFGGPTHIHRLLSSIDSLDDCGSFGSCMLETASHRKIEGFERIAHFVAEFISNKQDRFPDGTFYRREMMHEFHENTMWADDLYMSVPFLCRYYQLTGDTRYVDDAAQQFLGFKKRLYLPEDRLMSHVYDLRREMATGVPWGRGNGWTVFSLAELLGVLPQDHPHREELLSFFRDLCAGILKLQDEEGFWHQVLTHPDSYPESSCTAMFIFAFSRGVRNGWLEDPAPYADAVNKAWKALNKASIDNEGNVYGVCRGSEFSFSPEYYKKDLLPRLNDTHGIGIVLLAGVEVIRLRHHLNPA
- a CDS encoding sugar phosphate isomerase/epimerase family protein, with product MKRIGARAHDFGTLPAAELASRLAANGLCCAQLALNKAIAGLNLKPGELNPGLAWQIGEAFRSHGVQIAVLGCYINPVNPDDAARGELLRFFKDHLRFVGDMGGSLVGLETGTPNVDYAIDPETGSEATFQALVRSISELVETAEACGAKVAVEAVTTHTISTPQKMKRLIDEIRSPAMVVIHDPVNLINAENHQDEARYIEEPFQLYGDRIAVIHAKDYTVKDGEYRQVATGLGQMDYSRLCGLIKETKPGISVLLEDSGPDTIETCHAHIAKHWPA
- a CDS encoding gluconate 5-dehydrogenase, whose amino-acid sequence is MNVTNELFDLSGKVALITGGTHGIGMAIGIKLGQAGAKVCVNDISEEKLESCKAEYAKAGIDVYTLVFNVTDEADVDRGISQIEQEVGAIDILVNNAGIIKRIPILEQSIADFKQVIDVDLVAPLIVGKRVAPKMIEKRGGKIINMCSMMSVYGRNSVSAYASAKGGLKLLTSNMCCEWAKYNVQVNGIGPGYIATAQTAPIREGNHPFNDLVMTRTPAARWGEPEDVANAALFLSSKAAEFVNGHVLYVDGGILANFGYVKGENDLPEA
- a CDS encoding MBL fold metallo-hydrolase; the protein is MILSFMGTGTSQGVPMIGCDCQVCQSSDPRNTRYRTHAHLRLGKLNIQIDAAPEFRLRALEMGIPKVDLVLLTHGHADHIQGFDDLRQYCDQRGGEAIPVYSNADGLSRLKEVYPYAIRDKAVFKSYPAFRAIDMPQVLELGNEGRIYSTVQDHGRFETLGFVFEEASSGKRLAYFTDCSGVSEEAERLAKGADLVVLDGLRPMAHPSHMTIGEAVEAAQRIGGSQTYLIHMTHHIDHGKVDTELPEGINLSYDKLVVEA